One window of the Marmota flaviventris isolate mMarFla1 chromosome 2, mMarFla1.hap1, whole genome shotgun sequence genome contains the following:
- the Dstn gene encoding destrin, producing the protein MASGVQVADEVCRIFYDMKVRKCSTPEEIKKRKKAVIFCLSADKKCIIVEEGKEILVGDVGVTITDPFKHFVGMLPEKDCRYALYDASFETKESRKEELMFFLWAPELAPLKSKMIYASSKDAIKKKFQGIKHECQANGPEDLNRACIAEKLGGSLIVAFEGCPV; encoded by the exons GCCTCAGGAGTGCAAGTGGCTGATGAAGTATGTCGCATTTTTTATGACATGAAAGTTCGGAAGTGCTCCACAccagaagaaatcaagaaaagaaagaaggctgTCATTTTTTGTCTCAGTGCAGACAAAAAGTGCATCATTGTTGAAGAAGGCAAAGAGATATTGGTTGGAGATGTTGGTGTTACCATAACCGATCCTTTCAAGCATTTTGTGGGAATGCTTCCTGAAAAAGATTGTCGTTATGCTTTGTATGATGCAAGCTTTGAAACCAAGGAATCCAGAAAAGAAGAATTGATGTTTTTTTTGTG GGCACCAGAATTAGCGCCTCTGAAAAGTAAAATGATCTATGCGAGCTCCAAGGATGCaatcaaaaagaaatttcaag gCATAAAACATGAATGTCAAGCAAATGGGCCAGAAGACCTCAATCGGGCTTGTATTGCTGAAAAGCTAGGTGGATCCTTAATTGTAGCTTTTGAAGGATGCCCTGTGTAG